A window of Plasmodium malariae genome assembly, chromosome: 5 contains these coding sequences:
- the SET3 gene encoding SET domain protein, putative — protein sequence MKGKNIKKNTSGNGKVENDINNSVNCSGSNINISNSSNSNNNNNSSNNSSNNSSNNSSSNNIVTLKNNNKGLKMNENKDGNDTATNLNILEEEHLYEGSENENNLKKYNEKILKGKLVNPRNKYVKTSQKKEIENDDGKVNNLFGNNNNYSTYASEETNNKKQEVDINGNLKYNFNANCPSYGGEEILKQSNVNVSSSDANTVHMSCLDASRVDVNGVDVNGVDENGVDENGVDMKAIHFNSADFKAIDANNIHWSNVGGNNIARRSTDKNTSTGNKVEDINGVCVNNNNDHSCNNNCNINSNMNNNVNSNSSDIISGRTNNNTGIGNGSINNSGDASNILINSCRSDELNDPGGTSNKVKCSVVGDNEEIVKVRKRGNPNFLKKEYRAKNNIGAVNKDDHNDNKKENGSNNLFSSNNMVALNKVGRKKGRREKKMSKGSNSFRINSNLRDYNNEQFEKGISERVGERRKRKLRRGRIKQKRRRNTRKKILRSSLRNINNSNNNRNNNNSSISGSKYKYDQGYVGNINKKENKSKLTENYYNNVNDMNNKFSNINISKHFFLKMDDDNSSKNSSVSFCLNNKCFQKKIIILDENENNDISFVNEVKKRYLTDDENAIFLNLVREEHMKRFNFTDSLSSKDSLVEQFMLYNLFSYDIAILKSSLKFIYTFCLFKNLRLYYQIQNKNIYIDEKAISNCRIKDNLIDTHSIILAMFDNYYKNINKQKIPIADFINSYYFNIHNIKFAKKNVQSNKTYDDIILPEKDNRKISTMYKNRPYLYSSYSNDENECNSAMRKSALKETTNKIEKNSAFLKNSPKEGEHHDVNIGRNGNELVEHAVEEVDNKESSYIDAVHKLPDGADENKQLDRFHVCSSAKGTGEAKEVIPEVVKEEVVISISDSPQISRGKNENSKNGVCGTIDTSTENGNFDYNDITGVGKKDNELSLKKKDTSCKIEETEKNEILNNEKNKLCVSSEQKESSHISDDDMTDEKKDFLNCEGKRRKLFSSDEEENNAYVYKKQKMLSENEGKTANLNKECFQRNHNEYHSVNKKEEKDEHEYSVINEDVVMMKYCKSERGENDERGEKIDLTENGKKDKSKDNFEANYHKKDVHMNSAAEEWGKCKREEKKIPVLLPKCEDVMNNNSEGNRVSVEFDSDKNKYEDAEIKKKEEYSKDIVKKKGVQKNSESTGEYKKKLILRNRNVKEKKEIKQISNNNNNSNNVPIKRGRKKFFCNNNLSLMKNRRRRGRIPRGKKSSEKGKKNKLQQQQYQHQHYQQQQKKKKKREEGCYPEDVNELENVNVMLLERIKNNYKMIMQNDKLNKKNRNGEDYYCYGNDGEMEGKMNKSKINRMKSFNEYNHVYNSKNNDTNGNNKKDTIGNNDSNSSNDGGTNYNNNVNSGNIGSNSNNSNNNNISCSKDNYNSYNFNYGYNYYNGNEMTDKEKRYMLTVDSLYSNNFNILDIKVNTHFSHNYHISLFFLCKYTSYNLFLHPINKNEHIVSSIILNSKNDVLTDNGNFFVLRYLLSFLSNKISSLRKCYANALYNSYLLQMPIRIFRHNNLETKYSPNYGIRYDGIYKIVNAYTINDYSTSEYKRDILYFFKRLYVDKCFIPNNCRIFDNRNERKKYLIEKNSVSINVFLNKEIVMTLTVPYLKNYKSTTFTNFNHIYKFIRKKCINEKLATEWIKTDVKMYEECKKRLKEEVVHSAASGEKIKNDTTQQVDAIEDQSNCVLLHTSDNEKNILMNNNHSNREDYSNECGIIADKKFGWGNKQDDNTKTTQLYPNSEKEFNGEGRLTNYGALAGREEHISEEKLNKENKCHNDENKSKNLINEFPFWCLGKYLPLVLILETLNFEKEINENQRVKMKNLKNLDISIKRTEIPINCELAKRPAHLFIPIKSKEAISAYIELKKPFCDSWNPYEDLSAGKEKFKIPVENVVDDALPPMNFTYVNKTIFFSRLPPYNLLPLCSGCAPQNYNKKEFDEIYINGYCKGLRHKRTNRIYCDGNKNYDINDFNVLAACSGNCLCDPSKCTNVFPEGLHYPVKVVKTRDIGWDIVSCSYIKANSLIMHYVGEITTRKEMISREHEYDKKGYFNYFIETAEVDETYPDDWKIPCIDALFISNVARFLNHSCEPNVNVITIWRGDNYPSVGIFASRDIKPDEPLKYHYGINYKNIKCMCHSKKCKGYIG from the coding sequence atgaagggaaagaatattaaaaagaatacaaGTGGAAATGGAAAAGTAGAAAATGACATAAACAACAGTGTTAATTGTAGTGGTAGTAATATTAACAttagtaatagtagtaacagtaataataataataatagtagtaataatagtagtaataatagtagtaataatagtagtagtaataatattgttaCTTTGAAGAATAACAATAAAGGATTGAAAATGAACGAAAATAAGGATGGAAATGATACAGCAACAAATTTAAATATCTTAGAAGAGGAACACTTGTATGAAGGTAGCGAGAATGAAAacaacttaaaaaaatacaatgaaaaaatactaaaaggAAAACTAGTGAATCcaagaaataaatatgtaaaaactAGTCAAAAGAAAGAAATCGAAAATGATGATGGAAaagttaataatttatttggtaataataacaattacAGCACGTATGCTTCAGaagaaacaaataataaaaagcaaGAGGTTGACATAAATGGCAACTTGAAATATAACTTTAACGCAAATTGCCCAAGTTATGGGGGCGAAGAAATACTTAAACAAAGCAATGTTAATGTAAGTAGTAGTGACGCTAATACTGTTCATATGAGTTGCCTTGATGCGAGCCGCGTTGATGTGAATGGCGTTGATGTGAATGGCGTTGATGAGAATGGTGTTGATGAGAATGGTGTTGATATGAAAGCCATTCACTTCAACTCGGCTGATTTTAAAGCTATTGATGCGAATAACATTCACTGGAGCAATGTTGGAGGTAACAATATTGCAAGAAGAAGCACGGATAAGAATACATCAACTGGAAACAAAGTGGAAGATATTAATGGAGTAtgtgttaataataataacgatCATAGCTGTAACAATAACTGCAACATTAACAGCAACATGAACAACAATGTTAACAGTAACAGTAGCGATATTATTAGTGGGCGCACTAACAATAATACCGGTATTGGAAACGGTAGCATAAACAACAGTGGTGATGCTAGTAACATCCTTATTAACAGTTGTCGCAGTGACGAACTGAATGACCCAGGCGGTACAAGCAACAAAGTTAAGTGCAGTGTTGTAGGAGATAACGAAGAGATTGTTAAAGTGAGAAAAAGAGGTAATCCAAATTTCttgaaaaaggaatataGGGCGAAAAACAATATTGGAGCTGTTAACAAAGATGATCATAATGATAACAAAAAAGAGAACGGAAGTAACAACTTATTTAGTAGTAACAATATGGTAGCTTTAAACAAAGTAGGTAGAAAAAAAGGAcggagagaaaaaaaaatgtcaaAAGGTAGTAATTCATTTCGCATTAATAGTAATTTAAGAGATTATAATAACGAGCAATTTGAAAAGGGTATTAGTGAAAGAGTGGgtgaaagaagaaaaagaaaattacgCCGGGGAAGGATAAAAcagaaaagaagaagaaacaCACGCAAGAAAATACTACGTTCTTCACTAAGAAATAtcaataacagtaataataatagaaataataataatagtagtattAGTGgcagtaaatataaatatgatcaAGGATATGTAgggaatataaataaaaaggaaaataaaagtaagttaacagaaaattattataacaatgtgaacgatatgaataataaattttcgaatataaatatttcaaaacatttttttcttaaaatggATGATGATAATTCAAGTAAGAATAGTTCAgtttctttttgtttaaataataaatgttttcaaaaaaaaattattatattagatgaaaatgaaaataatgatatatctTTTGTTAATGAAGTTAAGAAAAGATATTTAACAGATGATGAAaatgctatttttttaaatttagtgCGTGAAGAACATATGAAAAGATTCAATTTTACTGATTCATTATCTAGTAAAGATTCGTTAGTAGAAcaatttatgttatataatttattttcttacgATATTGCAATTTTAAAGAGCTCCTtaaagtttatatataccttttgtttatttaaaaatttacgattatattatcaaatacaaaacaaaaatatatatatagatgaaAAAGCTATTTCAAATTGTAGAATTAAAGATAATTTAATTGACACTCATTCTATTATTTTAGCTATGTttgataattattataaaaatattaacaagcAAAAAATACCTATAGctgattttataaattccTACTACTTtaacatacataatataaaatttgcaaaaaaaaatgtgcaatCTAATAAAACATATGACGATATTATTTTACCCGAAAAggataatagaaaaattagcactatgtataaaaatagacCATATTTATACTCTAGTTATTCGAATGACGAAAACGAGTGTAACAGTGCTATGCGTAAAAGTGCTCTAAAGGAAActacaaataaaatagagaAGAACTCTGCGTTCCTAAAGAATTCCCCAAAGGAGGGTGAACACCATGACGTTAACATTGGTAGGAATGGGAATGAATTAGTAGAACATGCTGTGGAAGAAGTAGACAATAAGGAAAGTAGTTATATCGACGCGGTCCATAAACTCCCAGATGGAGCAGATGAAAATAAACAACTTGATCGCTTTCATGTGTGTAGTAGTGCAAAAGGAACAGGAGAAGCGAAAGAGGTCATTCCTGAAGTGGTAAAGGAAGAAGTAGTTATCTCCATTTCAGATTCACCACAAATAAGCAGAGGAAAGAACGAAAACAGTAAGAATGGTGTTTGCGGTACTATTGACACAAGTACAGAGAATGGAAACTTTGATTACAATGATATTACAGGCGTAGGAAAGAAAGATAATGAATTATCtttgaaaaagaaagataCAAGTTGCAAAATTGaggaaacagaaaaaaatgaaattttaaataatgaaaaaaacaaattatgtGTTTCTAGTGAACAAAAGGAAAGTTCGCATATTAGTGATGATGACATGActgatgaaaaaaaggattttCTTAATTGTGAAGGaaagagaagaaaattattttcgaGCGATGAGGAGGAAAACAatgcatatgtttataaGAAGCAGAAGATGTTATCCGAAAATGAAGGAAAAACTGCTAACTTGAACAAAGAGTGTTTTCAACGTAACCATAATGAATATCATTcggttaataaaaaagaggaaaaggaTGAGCATGAATATAGTGTAATAAATGAGGATGTGGTAATGATGAAATATTGTAAGAGTGAAAGGGGTGAAAATGACGAAAGGGGCGAAAAAATCGACTTAACTGAAAATGGTAAGAAAGATAAGAGTAAAGACAATTTTGAAGCAAATTATCATAAGAAAGATGTACATATGAACAGTGCGGCAGAAGAATGGGGAAAATGCAAaagggaagaaaaaaaaattcctgtGTTATTACCAAAATGTGAAGAtgttatgaataataatagtgaGGGGAATCGCGTCTCTGTTGAGTTTGATAGCGATAAGAACAAATATGAGGATgctgaaataaaaaaaaaagaggaatatAGTAAAGATATTGTTAAAAAGAAAGGAGTTCAAAAAAACAGTGAATCAACGggagaatataaaaaaaagttgatattaagaaataggaatgtgaaagaaaagaaggaaattaaacaaattagtaataataataataatagtaataatgtaCCTATTAAAAGGGGGAGGAAGAAATTTTTCTGTAATAATAATCTTTCTCTAATGAAGAACAGACGTAGAAGGGGCCGAATACCTAGAGGTAAGAAGAGTTCAGAGAAgggcaaaaaaaataaattacaacaACAGCAATATCAACATCAGCATTATCAACAGCagcagaagaaaaaaaaaaagagagaggAAGGGTGCTACCCGGAAGATGTAAATGAGCttgaaaatgtaaatgtGATGCTTTtagaaagaataaaaaataattataaaatgattatGCAGAATGATAaacttaataaaaagaatagaaATGGAGAggattattactgttatggTAATGATGGAGAGATGGAGGGAAAAATGAACAAGTCAAAAATTAACAGAATGAAATCTTTTAATGAGTACAACCACGTGTACAACAGTAAAAACAATGATACtaatggaaataataaaaaagatactATTGGTAATAATGATAGTAACAGTAGTAATGACGGGGGTActaattataataacaatgTTAACAGTGGTAATATCGGTAGTAACagcaataatagtaataataataatattagttgTAGCAAAGATAATTACAATAGCTACAATTTTAACTATGGCTATAACTACTATAATGGGAATGAAATGACGGATAAGGAAAAGAGGTATATGTTAACAGTAGACTCATTATATAGCAACAACTTCAACATTTTAGATATAAAGGTTAATACGCATTTTTCTCATAATTatcatatttctttattttttttgtgtaaatatacatcatataatttgtttttacatccaataaataaaaatgaacatatCGTTTCTTCAATTATATTGAATTCAAAAAATGATGTACTAACAGATAATGGTAATTTTTTCGTGTTAAGATATTTATTGTCCTTTTTAAGTAACAAAATATCAAGTCTTAGAAAATGTTATGCTAAtgcattatataattcttatttattacaaaTGCCTATAAGAATTTTTCGtcataataatttagaaaCAAAATATAGTCCAAACTACGGTATAAGATATGATGgtatatacaaaatagtTAATGCATATACGATAAATGATTATTCTACTTCTGAATATAAGAGGGATattctttacttttttaaaagacTATATGTGGACAAATGTTTTATTCCAAATAATTGTCGTATTTTTGATAATAGAaatgaaaggaaaaaatatcttATTGAGAAAAATTCTGTGTCAATTAAtgtctttttaaataaagaaatagtTATGACCTTAACTGTTCCTTacttgaaaaattataaatctACTACTTTTACCAActttaatcatatatataaatttataagaaaaaaatgtattaatgaGAAATTGGCTACAGAATGGATCAAAACAGATGTGAAAATGTATGAAGAATGTAAGAAAAGACTTAAAGAAGAAGTAGTTCATAGTGCTGCTTCTGGTgagaagataaaaaatgatacaaCACAACAAGTGGATGCAATTGAAGACCAATCAAATTGTGTACTACTACACACATCAgataatgaaaagaatatattgaTGAACAATAATCATTCAAATCGTGAAGATTATTCCAACGAGTGTGGTATAATAGCAGATAAGAAGTTTGGGTGGGGGAACAAACAAGATGATAATACAAAAACTACTCAGTTGTATCCTAATAGTGAAAAGGAGTTTAATGGAGAAGGAAGACTTACAAATTACGGAGCATTAGCGGGTAGAGAAGAACATATATCggaggaaaaattaaataaagaaaataaatgtcataatgatgaaaataagaGTAAAAATTTGATTAATGAATTCCCCTTCTGGTGTTTAGGAAAATATTTACCACTTGTGCTCATTTTAGAAACgttaaattttgaaaaagaaataaatgaaaatcaaagagtaaaaatgaaaaatttgaaaaatttagaTATATCTATTAAAAGAACAGAAATTCCAATAAACTGTGAGCTAGCCAAAAGACCAgctcatttatttataccaataaaaagtaaagaagCTATATCAGCATATATTGAATTGAAAAAACCATTTTGTGATTCATGGAATCCTTATGAAGACTTATCTGCtggaaaggaaaaatttaaaataccaGTGGAGAATGTTGTAGATGATGCATTACCACCTATGAATTTTacttatgtaaataaaaccatttttttttccagaCTTCCtccatataatttattaccaCTTTGTTCAGGATGTGCTCctcaaaattataataaaaaagaatttgatgaaatatatattaatggaTATTGCAAAGGGTTAAGACATAAAAGGACAAACAGAATCTATTGCgatggaaataaaaattatgatattaatGATTTTAACGTTTTAGCTGCATGTTCAGGTAATTGTTTATGTGACCCTTCAAAATGTACTAACGTTTTCCCTGAGGGGTTACATTACCCTGTTAAGGTAGTTAAAACAAGAGATATTGGATGGGATATTGTTTcttgttcatatattaaagCAAATTCGTTAATTATGCATTACGTTGGTGAAATAACAACAAGAAAAGAAATGATTTCACGAGAACATGAATATGACAAAAAAGgttattttaattacttTATCGAAACTGCTGAAGTAGATGAAACATATCCAGATGATTGGAAAATTCCATGCATTGATGCTCTGTTTATTTCTAATGTTGCTCGCTTTTTAAACCATTCATGTGAGCCTAATGTAAATGTCATTACAATATGGAGAGGTGACAACTATCCATCAGTTGGCATTTTTGCTTCAAGAGATATAAAACCAGATGAACCCTTGAAATATCATTATGGAATTAactacaaaaatattaagtgtATGTGTCATTCGAAAAAGTGCAAGGGGTACATAGGATGA
- the PmUG01_05018300 gene encoding magnesium transporter, putative, with the protein MDSSLIGIAICFVGSFLGALGDKYVHDSYSVEENKKYKIPKVIIWVIGILLSVVIDPITTVIALYFSSAALVAPFAGVHILWNLIITNITLKIKIKLHQYMGALFLICGIALIISFSEKKVDIHNMNQLISIYNQTKVIIYIVITFSIVLILLIICIIPLLFKEKDKDKYHKKKKKKKKKKFFFHTNTVTIRSSKNSRENSFLQKINGHKNHFDTMFSSITDKKTSPFVTHSKKSYTNIVSLPAYTDSSDIINSTNSHKDNDNILTENEEKFYNRNTGGGIFISQDSLSFYSNCENINNINHLNNLGNGVTELCNEKWLNFPATKIADINIKRKRGKKMKNLSEKRNKHINKTLNRYVIKNYNNAKEEPLQMPSIIVLPSSSSRKTKKHNLPQFKRGKKKCIHKKKFPFCKIPVLFNTLKTDGKEKDEHNFAFSDKNNSYIEGVNAYHLSIHSEIQKDENENEYEKKNDIKYNSDYEKNNKSSSIHSVSKIIDSSQNGTNERTTSHHNKNKLFLTSFMNSKILYYNQNKDMQRSNMSEQKEKLFFQYIHWSNVKKSSKIIEISQKKIKLSHKNVSNIINNYKSDITHKEENVRETEENDGGNEKDEKNKKNEKNEKNEKNEKNEKNEKNEKNEKNEKNEKNEKNEKNEEIDKNANYSSREELPLNYFIQKCSVQGNEVNGDNSVRSYRSRIISVESSRHSSKCSSKFQCLSFIASINLVPSEKKLTPTNSIYYRICCCTLCGISGGFVNIFSEQIIAVFSHEKFYMLEYPFAFIIIFLNLFCLCNQLIFLNVSLCKFSVTSVIPLIMSNLVFFSSLTTIIMQAKGSRMEPNNVLFFSLGILLVILGILYLQYNINKIVLKYVKKKRTLE; encoded by the coding sequence ATGGACTCGTCACTTATCGGAATAGCAATATGTTTTGTTGGCTCCTTCTTAGGGGCATTAGGAGATAAGTATGTGCATGATAGTTATAGTGTAgaagagaataaaaaatataagatcCCTAAAGTAATAATATGGGTAATAGGAATATTACTGAGTGTTGTTATAGACCCTATAACGACAGTTATTGCACTATACTTTTCTTCAGCTGCTTTAGTTGCTCCTTTTGCAGgtgttcatatattatggaatttaataataacaaatattactttaaaaataaaaattaaactacACCAATATATGGGGGCtctctttttaatatgtgGTATAGCTTTGATTATATCcttttcagaaaaaaaagtagataTACATAACATGAACCAATTAATTAGTATATACAATCAAACGAAGGTCATCATATACattgttattactttttCCATAGTTCTTATACTtctaattatatgtattattccTTTACTCTTTAAGGAAAAGGATAAGGATAAAtaccacaaaaaaaaaaaaaaaaaaaaaaaaaaaaaattcttttttcacaCAAATACAGTAACAATTAGATCCTCAAAAAATTCACGCGAAAATTCTTTccttcaaaaaataaatggacACAAGAATCATTTTGATACTATGTTTTCCAGTATAACTGATAAGAAAACCTCTCCTTTTGTAACCCATTCTAAGAAAAGCTACACAAATATTGTATCTCTTCCTGCTTACACTGATAGTAGCGATATTATTAACAGTACCAACTCTCACAAAGATAACGACAATATTTTAACGGAAAATgaggaaaaattttataatagaaATACAGGAGGAGGCATATTCATTAGTCAGGATAGTTTATCTTTCTATTCAAAttgtgaaaatataaataatataaaccaTTTAAACAATTTAGGTAATGGTGTGACAGAACTATGCAACGAAAAATGGCTCAACTTTCCTGCTACTAAAATTGCagatataaacataaaacgaaaaaggggaaaaaaaatgaaaaatttaagcGAAAAACGAAACaaacatataaacaaaacACTTAACAGGTACgtgataaaaaattataacaatgCAAAAGAGGAACCTCTTCAAATGCCTTCAATAATTGTACTACCGTCTAGTAGCtcaagaaaaacaaaaaaacataatttaccTCAATTTAagagggggaaaaaaaaatgtatacataaaaaaaaattccccTTTTGTAAAATCCCAGTCTTATTCAACACACTAAAAACGGATGGTAAGGAAAAAGATGAACataattttgctttttctgATAAGAATAACTCATACATAGAAGGCGTAAACGCATATCACTTGTCTATTCATAGTGAAATacaaaaagatgaaaatgaaaatgaatatgaaaaaaagaatgacaTCAAATATAACAGTGATTAtgagaaaaataacaaaagtaGTTCCATTCACTCAGTGTCAAAAATAATTGATTCCTCACAAAACGGGACCAACGAAAGAACAACAAGccatcataataaaaataagctCTTCTTAACGTCATTTATGAACtccaaaattttatattacaatcAAAATAAAGATATGCAAAGATCAAATATGAGTGAACAAAAGGAGAAATTGTTCTTTCAATATATACACTGGAGTAACGTGAAGAAGAGTAGTAAAATAATTGAGATctctcaaaaaaaaattaaactaaGTCATAAAAATGTctcaaatattataaataattataaatcgGATATTACTCATAAGGAAGAAAATGTAAGAGAGACAGAGGAAAATGATGGAGGAAACGAAAAggatgaaaaaaacaaaaaaaacgaaaaaaacgaaaaaaacgaaaaaaacgaaaaaaacgaaaaaaacgaaaaaaacgaaaaaaacgaaaaaaacgaaaaaaacgaaaaaaacgaaaaaaacgaaaaaaacgaagaaatagataaaaatgCAAATTACAGTAGTAGAGAAGAATTACCTCTAAActattttatacaaaaatgcaGTGTCCAAGGTAATGAAGTAAATGGGGACAATAGTGTCAGAAGTTATAGAAGCCGTATCATAAGTGTTGAAAGCAGTCGTCATAGCAGCAAGTGCAGTAGTAAGTTTCAATGCTTGTCCTTCATCGCGTCTATTAACCTAGTGCCATCGGAGAAGAAATTAACACCGACTAATTCTATTTACTACAGAATTTGCTGTTGCACCCTATGTGGTATATCGGGTGGATTCGTAAACATATTTTCTGAGCAAATAATAGCAGTATTTTCACACGAGAAATTTTATATGCTTGAATACCCTTTTGCTTTCATcataatattcttaaatttattttgtttatgcaaccaactaatttttttaaatgtttcttTATGTAAATTCAGCGTTACGTCAGTTATTCCTTTAATCATGTCCAATTTAGTCTTTTTCAGTAGTCTAACAACTATTATAATGCAGGCTAAGGGGTCCAGAATGGAGCCAAATAatgttcttttcttttccttaGGTATATTGCTCGTGATTCTGGGAATACTATActtacaatataatataaacaaaatagttttaaaatacgtaaaaaagaagaggacGTTGGAATAG